One genomic region from Bradyrhizobium icense encodes:
- the soxC gene encoding sulfite dehydrogenase codes for MGRRSFLGLGAVLTGSLALGGKPAIANPAQESPPADAPWSQSIGAGVVDRPYGRPADTEASVIRRNVPWLTASAESSVSFSPLQDLHGIITPNGLFFERHHAGRPDVDPAQHKLMIHGLVERPLLLTMKDIMRFPSVSRIHFIECPANGGMNWRAAQMNSLQFSHGMVSCAEWTGVRLSTLLEETGIKKQAKWAMVEGADGAHMNRSLPLDKCLDDCLVVYAQNGEALRPEQGYPLRLVVPGWEGNVNIKWLRRIKLGEKPWHSREETSKYTDLMPDGTSRGFTWLIDAKSVVTFPCPEKPLDGPGLYEIRGLAWTGNGRVKRVDVSVDGGVNWQTARLHEPVLSKALTRFSLPWRWDGRPALVASRVIDETGYVQPTIAQLRAQRGSNSVYHNNSIQTWQVKPDGSVFNVQLA; via the coding sequence ATGGGCCGCCGCAGTTTCCTCGGCCTCGGCGCAGTCCTGACCGGCAGCCTCGCCCTTGGCGGCAAGCCGGCCATAGCCAACCCCGCGCAGGAATCGCCTCCCGCAGACGCGCCCTGGTCGCAATCGATCGGCGCCGGCGTGGTCGACCGACCCTACGGCCGTCCCGCCGATACCGAGGCCTCCGTCATCCGCCGCAACGTGCCCTGGTTGACCGCGAGTGCGGAATCGTCGGTGAGCTTTTCCCCGCTGCAGGACCTGCACGGCATCATCACGCCGAACGGACTGTTCTTCGAACGCCACCATGCGGGGCGGCCGGACGTCGATCCGGCCCAGCACAAGCTGATGATCCACGGGCTGGTCGAGCGGCCGCTGCTTCTCACCATGAAGGACATCATGCGCTTCCCGTCGGTGTCGCGCATTCATTTCATCGAATGCCCGGCCAATGGCGGCATGAACTGGCGCGCCGCGCAGATGAATTCGCTGCAATTCAGCCACGGCATGGTCAGTTGCGCGGAATGGACCGGGGTCAGGCTGTCGACGCTGCTGGAGGAAACCGGCATCAAAAAGCAGGCGAAGTGGGCGATGGTCGAAGGCGCCGACGGCGCGCACATGAACCGCAGCCTGCCGCTTGACAAATGCCTCGACGATTGCCTCGTGGTCTACGCGCAAAACGGCGAGGCGCTGCGGCCCGAACAGGGTTATCCGCTGCGACTCGTGGTGCCGGGCTGGGAAGGCAACGTCAACATCAAGTGGTTGCGCCGGATCAAGCTCGGCGAAAAGCCGTGGCATTCCCGCGAAGAGACCTCGAAATACACCGACTTGATGCCGGATGGCACCTCGCGCGGCTTTACCTGGCTGATCGACGCCAAATCGGTCGTCACCTTTCCCTGCCCCGAGAAGCCGCTCGATGGGCCCGGCCTCTATGAAATCCGGGGACTGGCCTGGACCGGCAACGGCAGGGTCAAGCGCGTCGATGTCTCCGTGGACGGCGGCGTCAACTGGCAGACCGCGCGGCTGCACGAGCCGGTGCTGTCGAAAGCGCTGACCAGATTTTCGCTGCCCTGGCGCTGGGACGGCCGGCCAGCACTGGTCGCTTCCCGCGTTATCGACGAGACCGGTTACGTGCAGCCGACAATTGCGCAACTGCGCGCACAGCGCGGCTCGAACTCGGTCTACCACAACAACTCGATCCAGACCTGGCAGGTCAAACCCGACGGAAGCGTCTTCAATGTACAGCTCGCGTAA
- the soxX gene encoding sulfur oxidation c-type cytochrome SoxX: MALSIGAFVSTGTAQAQSAVDEGRKLAFDRSKGNCLTCHVINGGNLPGTIGPELVDIKSKYPKREDLVAILHDETLRNPLTVMPPFGRNRILTEKEISAVVDFLQTL, translated from the coding sequence CTGGCGCTGTCGATCGGCGCTTTCGTATCTACCGGCACCGCGCAAGCGCAGTCCGCGGTGGATGAAGGCCGCAAGCTGGCCTTCGACCGCAGCAAGGGCAATTGCCTGACCTGTCATGTCATCAATGGTGGTAACCTTCCCGGCACGATCGGGCCCGAGCTGGTCGATATCAAGAGCAAATACCCCAAGCGCGAGGATCTCGTCGCCATTCTGCATGACGAGACCTTGCGCAATCCGCTAACCGTGATGCCTCCGTTCGGACGCAACCGGATCCTGACCGAAAAGGAAATCAGCGCGGTCGTGGATTTCCTGCAGACGCTGTGA
- a CDS encoding carboxymuconolactone decarboxylase family protein, which produces MRLKLLSPGEMSAEQKETYDEAIAGKRGAPPAPMMAWLNSPEMARHATRLGEQLRFNTMFPAKLSEIAILVTARHWTSHYEWYAHKRLALKGGMDPKIIEDIRDRRTPTFDDPKGQMIYDLAKSLHDGKGVSKALYDEAVKVLTERGIVEVIGLCGYYTMVSMTLNTFEFGLPEGEVSDLV; this is translated from the coding sequence ATGCGGCTGAAGTTGCTTTCGCCTGGCGAAATGAGCGCCGAGCAAAAAGAAACCTACGACGAAGCCATCGCCGGCAAGCGCGGCGCCCCTCCGGCGCCGATGATGGCCTGGCTCAACAGCCCGGAGATGGCGCGGCACGCGACGCGGCTCGGCGAGCAACTGCGGTTCAACACGATGTTTCCCGCAAAGCTTTCGGAGATTGCCATTCTCGTTACGGCGCGGCACTGGACCTCGCATTACGAATGGTACGCGCACAAGCGCCTGGCGCTGAAAGGCGGCATGGACCCGAAGATCATCGAGGACATCAGAGACCGCCGCACGCCAACGTTCGACGATCCCAAGGGGCAGATGATCTACGACCTCGCCAAATCGCTGCATGACGGCAAGGGCGTGTCAAAAGCGCTGTATGACGAGGCGGTGAAGGTGCTCACCGAACGCGGGATTGTCGAAGTGATCGGGCTGTGCGGCTACTACACGATGGTCTCGATGACGCTGAACACGTTCGAGTTCGGATTGCCGGAGGGGGAGGTATCCGATCTTGTGTGA
- a CDS encoding nuclear transport factor 2 family protein, whose product MPSRARLDEFIAAVVSGDHAGAIERFYTEDASMQENAAAPRVGRDVLVAHERAVLERVKSVTSTCVTSIVEGDHVAIHWVFEFTYHSGKTGRFDEVALQEWRGDRVFRERFFYDPSKPT is encoded by the coding sequence ATGCCGTCGCGCGCTCGTCTCGATGAATTCATCGCTGCCGTCGTTTCCGGCGATCATGCTGGCGCCATCGAGCGCTTCTACACCGAGGACGCCAGCATGCAGGAGAACGCCGCAGCGCCGCGGGTCGGCCGCGACGTGCTGGTGGCGCATGAGCGGGCGGTGCTGGAACGGGTGAAGAGCGTGACCTCGACCTGCGTGACCTCGATCGTCGAGGGCGACCATGTCGCGATCCACTGGGTGTTCGAGTTTACCTATCATTCCGGCAAGACCGGCCGGTTCGACGAAGTCGCGCTGCAGGAATGGCGCGGCGACCGGGTGTTTCGCGAGCGGTTTTTCTACGATCCGTCGAAGCCGACCTAG
- a CDS encoding VOC family protein, whose amino-acid sequence MPQSPPIIAGTRIGHVHLKVADLDRALGFYCGVLGFEVMQRMGSGAAFISAGGYHHHIGLNTWESKGGHPPPPGTTGLFHTAILYPTRAALADALYRVIQAGIELDGASDHGVSEALYLRDPDQNGVELYRDRPREEWPRAPDGSLAMFTRRLDLEDLLRQREA is encoded by the coding sequence ATGCCTCAATCCCCACCCATCATCGCCGGCACCCGCATCGGGCATGTCCATCTCAAGGTCGCCGATCTCGACCGAGCGCTCGGCTTCTATTGCGGCGTGCTCGGCTTCGAGGTCATGCAGCGGATGGGTTCTGGTGCCGCGTTCATTTCGGCCGGCGGCTATCATCATCACATCGGTCTCAACACCTGGGAAAGCAAAGGCGGCCATCCGCCGCCGCCAGGCACCACGGGACTATTCCACACCGCCATCCTCTATCCCACGCGCGCGGCCCTGGCAGATGCGCTGTATCGCGTGATCCAGGCCGGCATCGAGCTCGATGGCGCCAGCGACCACGGCGTCAGCGAGGCGCTCTATTTGCGCGATCCCGACCAGAACGGCGTTGAACTCTATCGCGACCGGCCGAGGGAAGAATGGCCCCGCGCGCCCGACGGCTCGCTCGCGATGTTCACCAGGAGGCTGGATCTGGAGGATCTTTTGCGCCAGCGGGAGGCGTAA
- a CDS encoding DUF938 domain-containing protein, with protein MPEYAMEFGKDGRPVEPDGRLDAAAFHRNHEPIWAVLQKFLAGKSGDVLEAGSGTGQHVLHFAKNAPDIIWWPSDLHERHLKSIEAWRVHAGLPNIRPVLRIDLTDPAWCPAMQSGSGPGKLLAVFCANVIHIAPWPVAEGLFAGAARHLRDDGRLFLYGPFKRDGKHTAMSNAVFDTSLREQDAEWGVRDIGELSTLAGSVGLSLVETVPMPANNMIVAFAPSTKGDIAA; from the coding sequence ATGCCCGAATATGCGATGGAATTCGGCAAGGATGGCCGGCCGGTCGAGCCCGACGGCCGGCTCGACGCGGCGGCATTCCACCGCAACCACGAACCGATCTGGGCGGTGCTGCAGAAATTTCTCGCCGGCAAATCCGGCGACGTGCTGGAGGCCGGCAGCGGCACCGGCCAGCATGTGCTGCATTTCGCCAAGAATGCTCCCGACATCATCTGGTGGCCGAGCGATCTCCATGAACGTCATCTCAAGAGCATCGAAGCGTGGCGCGTGCATGCCGGCTTGCCGAACATTCGCCCAGTGCTGCGGATCGATCTCACCGATCCCGCCTGGTGTCCGGCGATGCAAAGCGGTAGCGGGCCGGGCAAGCTGCTCGCGGTGTTCTGCGCCAACGTGATCCACATCGCGCCCTGGCCCGTCGCCGAAGGGCTGTTCGCCGGCGCGGCGCGTCATCTCCGTGATGACGGGCGACTGTTTCTCTATGGCCCATTCAAGCGCGACGGCAAGCACACCGCGATGAGCAACGCCGTGTTCGACACCAGCCTGCGCGAGCAGGATGCCGAATGGGGAGTGCGCGACATCGGAGAACTCAGTACATTGGCTGGGAGCGTCGGCCTTTCATTGGTCGAAACCGTGCCAATGCCGGCCAACAACATGATTGTGGCCTTCGCGCCATCCACAAAGGGTGACATCGCCGCATAG
- a CDS encoding c-type cytochrome, with product MYSSRKICLPIAAILLAFAGSLAGATEPGSFGYGSVATPAQIAGWDIDVRGEDGTGLPPGKGTVDRGAEVYAEQCAACHGTFGEGEGRYPKLAGGVGSLRDERPEPTVGSYWPFAPTLWDYINRAMPMQAPHTLSADEVYALTAYILNLNDLVPNEFVADRDSLPKVKMRNRDNFVWTDPRPDTMAKPCMNDCVNAADVRISSTAEGRNLTPRTTGPLDTMQPK from the coding sequence ATGTACAGCTCGCGTAAGATTTGCCTGCCGATCGCTGCCATCCTGCTTGCCTTCGCCGGAAGCCTCGCCGGCGCGACCGAACCGGGCTCGTTCGGCTACGGCAGCGTGGCGACGCCGGCGCAGATCGCCGGTTGGGACATCGACGTGCGCGGCGAGGACGGAACGGGCCTGCCGCCCGGCAAGGGCACAGTCGACAGGGGCGCGGAGGTTTATGCCGAACAATGCGCTGCGTGCCATGGAACCTTCGGCGAAGGCGAAGGCCGCTACCCCAAGCTGGCGGGTGGCGTCGGCTCACTCCGGGACGAGCGCCCGGAGCCGACGGTCGGCAGCTACTGGCCATTCGCCCCGACCCTGTGGGACTATATTAACCGCGCCATGCCGATGCAGGCGCCGCACACATTGTCAGCGGATGAAGTTTATGCTTTGACCGCCTATATTCTGAACCTGAACGATCTCGTTCCAAATGAATTCGTTGCCGATCGCGATAGTTTGCCGAAAGTCAAAATGCGCAATCGCGACAATTTCGTCTGGACCGACCCGCGACCCGATACGATGGCAAAACCCTGCATGAACGATTGCGTCAACGCCGCCGATGTCAGGATATCGTCGACGGCCGAGGGCAGGAATCTGACGCCGCGCACGACCGGGCCGCTCGACACGATGCAACCGAAATAG
- a CDS encoding MFS transporter — protein MLDTTATQEIANDARARANVLRLAAAQALTGANSAVIFATGSIVGATLAPDISLATVPLSMYVLGLAAGTLPTGAISRAYGRRVAFIIGTFCGILTGALAAVAVLYASFWLFCFATFLGGLYGAVAQSYRFAAADGASVAFRPKAVSWVMAGGVFAGVLGPQLVQWTMDIWPPYLFAFSFVVQAFVALVATAVLWGVDAPKPAPSDMHGGRPLFEIARQPRFIAAALCGVIAYPMMNLVMTSAPLAMKMCGLTVSDSNFGIQWHIVAMYGPSFFTGTLIARFGAPTIVAVGLLLEAAAAGIGLAGITALHFWATLIVLGVGWNFAFIGASALVLETHRPQERNKVQAFNDFLIFGMMALGSFSSGQLLAHYGWSMVNMVVFPPVLLGLAVLSFASFAKRRAKMQAVEKIPDPSI, from the coding sequence ATGCTGGATACGACAGCCACCCAAGAGATCGCCAACGACGCACGCGCGCGCGCCAACGTGCTGCGGCTCGCTGCGGCGCAGGCGCTGACCGGGGCCAATTCGGCGGTGATTTTCGCGACCGGCTCGATCGTCGGCGCGACGCTGGCGCCCGATATCTCGCTCGCTACCGTGCCGCTATCGATGTACGTGCTGGGGCTCGCCGCCGGCACGCTGCCGACGGGCGCGATCTCGCGCGCCTATGGCCGTCGTGTCGCGTTCATCATCGGCACCTTCTGCGGCATCCTCACCGGCGCGCTCGCGGCCGTCGCCGTTCTCTATGCGTCATTCTGGCTGTTCTGCTTCGCGACTTTCCTCGGCGGCCTCTACGGCGCTGTGGCGCAGTCCTATCGTTTTGCCGCCGCTGACGGCGCCAGCGTCGCGTTCCGGCCGAAAGCCGTGTCCTGGGTGATGGCCGGCGGCGTCTTTGCCGGCGTGCTCGGTCCTCAGCTCGTGCAATGGACCATGGATATCTGGCCGCCCTATCTGTTTGCGTTCAGCTTCGTGGTGCAGGCGTTCGTCGCGCTGGTGGCGACGGCGGTGCTGTGGGGCGTCGACGCGCCGAAGCCCGCACCGTCGGATATGCACGGCGGCCGGCCGCTGTTCGAGATCGCACGGCAACCGCGCTTCATTGCCGCGGCGCTGTGCGGCGTGATTGCGTATCCCATGATGAATCTCGTCATGACTTCGGCGCCGCTCGCCATGAAGATGTGCGGGCTCACGGTCAGCGATTCCAATTTCGGCATTCAATGGCACATCGTGGCGATGTACGGCCCGAGCTTCTTCACGGGCACGCTGATCGCGCGTTTCGGCGCGCCCACCATCGTAGCGGTCGGTCTGCTGCTGGAAGCTGCCGCAGCGGGAATCGGTCTTGCCGGCATCACTGCGTTGCATTTCTGGGCGACGCTGATCGTGCTCGGCGTCGGCTGGAATTTTGCCTTCATCGGCGCCTCCGCGCTGGTGCTGGAAACGCATCGGCCGCAGGAGCGCAACAAGGTGCAGGCGTTCAACGATTTCCTGATCTTCGGGATGATGGCGCTAGGTTCGTTCTCGTCCGGCCAGTTGCTGGCGCATTACGGCTGGTCGATGGTAAACATGGTGGTGTTTCCGCCGGTGCTGCTCGGCCTTGCAGTGCTGTCGTTTGCGTCTTTTGCCAAGCGCCGCGCGAAAATGCAGGCGGTCGAGAAAATTCCGGATCCGAGTATCTAA
- the soxA gene encoding sulfur oxidation c-type cytochrome SoxA: MKLRSAIFLASAAVALAALTLAGALPSDAADKIDPVADAKAFQKFFRDKFPKVKFEDFVNGPYSMNEDLYRQWQEKEQFPPYEFSLEMGKEMFSKPFKNGKTYADCFPNGGIGIRQNYPYFDEKEGKVITLELALNRCREANGEPPYSYVKDEMAALTAYMAFTSRGKPMDIKIPNDPRALAAYENGKEYFYTRRGQLNFSCATCHVQSPGERIRAEILAPALGIVNAMPIYRSEWSGMGTTSRRFTTCNSQIRAVPLSPQDDEYRNVEYYLSYVSNGLPISGPGARP; encoded by the coding sequence ATGAAGCTGCGATCCGCAATATTTCTGGCATCCGCAGCCGTCGCGCTTGCCGCGCTGACGCTGGCGGGCGCCCTGCCCTCGGACGCCGCCGACAAGATCGATCCTGTCGCCGACGCCAAGGCGTTCCAGAAGTTCTTCAGAGACAAATTTCCCAAGGTAAAGTTCGAGGACTTCGTCAACGGCCCCTATTCGATGAACGAGGACCTGTACCGGCAGTGGCAGGAGAAGGAGCAATTCCCGCCCTACGAGTTCTCGCTCGAAATGGGCAAGGAGATGTTCTCCAAGCCGTTCAAGAACGGCAAGACCTATGCCGATTGCTTCCCGAACGGAGGCATCGGCATTCGCCAGAACTATCCCTACTTCGACGAGAAGGAAGGCAAGGTCATCACGCTCGAACTGGCCTTGAACCGCTGCCGCGAGGCCAATGGGGAACCGCCCTACTCCTATGTGAAGGACGAAATGGCGGCTTTAACTGCCTATATGGCCTTCACCTCGCGCGGCAAGCCGATGGACATCAAGATTCCGAACGATCCGCGCGCGCTCGCGGCGTACGAAAACGGCAAGGAATATTTCTACACGCGGCGCGGCCAGCTCAACTTCTCCTGCGCCACCTGCCATGTGCAGAGCCCGGGCGAGCGCATCCGCGCCGAAATCCTCGCGCCCGCGCTCGGCATCGTCAACGCGATGCCGATCTACCGCTCGGAATGGAGCGGCATGGGCACCACCAGCCGCCGCTTCACCACCTGCAACAGCCAGATCCGCGCGGTGCCGCTCAGCCCGCAGGACGACGAATATCGCAACGTCGAATATTACCTCTCCTACGTCAGCAACGGACTGCCGATTTCAGGTCCGGGAGCGCGGCCATGA
- the soxZ gene encoding thiosulfate oxidation carrier complex protein SoxZ: protein MASTIRVRATSSGETTEVQVLIQHPMDSGFVKNAKGETIPPHFIQQLTFEHDGKKVFTADWGGGVSKDPYVKFAFKGAKKGDELKISWVDTKGATDTTTAKIQ from the coding sequence ATGGCATCGACCATTCGCGTGCGCGCCACTTCGAGCGGCGAGACCACCGAGGTGCAGGTGCTGATCCAGCACCCGATGGATTCCGGCTTCGTTAAGAACGCCAAGGGCGAGACCATTCCGCCGCACTTCATCCAGCAGCTCACCTTCGAGCATGACGGCAAGAAGGTGTTCACGGCCGATTGGGGCGGCGGTGTCTCCAAGGATCCTTACGTCAAGTTCGCGTTCAAGGGCGCCAAGAAGGGTGACGAACTGAAAATAAGCTGGGTCGACACCAAGGGCGCGACCGACACCACCACGGCGAAGATCCAATGA
- a CDS encoding MFS transporter — translation MDASNYTPIDETSIRYDGWRIVVVCFLLATFGWGLGFYGQSVYVAELQRLHGWPASLISAGTTFFYLFGAALVAFVSEAIKAFGPRNCLIAGTFAMAAAAISIGQVREPWQLYLANAVLAFGWAGTSLGIITNTLGLWFDNKRGMAISLALNGASFGGIAGVPLLVTAIGYFGFSGAMTASAVVMVAVMVPVILLFVKRPPLHLSAGAVDAADAPSPTQIRARAFRDIGFLSVSSAFALVLFAQVGFIVHLIAFLDSVIGRQRAAIAVALLTAMAVVGRVLFSFVIDRMNQRLASSLSFVSQAVALLIVINVHNDYVLIAACALFGFSVGNLITLPALIVQREFDPRSFGVLVSLITAINQITYAFGPGVVGLLRDLSGSYALPFYGCIGVELTAAVLIMIRGRTSSLRGA, via the coding sequence TTGGACGCCTCTAATTACACTCCGATCGACGAGACCTCTATCCGCTATGACGGCTGGCGCATCGTCGTCGTCTGCTTCCTGCTGGCAACTTTCGGCTGGGGGCTCGGCTTCTACGGCCAAAGCGTCTACGTCGCCGAGCTACAGCGGCTGCACGGCTGGCCGGCGTCGCTGATCTCCGCCGGCACCACGTTCTTCTATCTGTTCGGTGCGGCGCTGGTCGCGTTCGTCAGCGAAGCGATCAAGGCGTTCGGTCCGCGTAACTGCCTGATCGCCGGGACGTTCGCGATGGCTGCTGCGGCGATCTCGATCGGTCAGGTGCGCGAACCCTGGCAGCTTTACCTTGCGAATGCCGTGCTGGCGTTCGGCTGGGCGGGAACCAGCCTCGGCATCATCACCAATACGCTGGGCCTCTGGTTCGACAACAAGCGCGGCATGGCGATCAGCCTGGCGCTGAACGGCGCAAGTTTTGGCGGCATCGCGGGCGTGCCGCTGCTGGTGACCGCGATCGGCTATTTTGGTTTTTCCGGCGCGATGACCGCCTCGGCTGTGGTGATGGTCGCGGTGATGGTTCCGGTGATCCTGCTCTTCGTCAAACGGCCGCCGCTCCACTTGAGCGCGGGCGCGGTCGACGCCGCGGACGCGCCGTCGCCGACGCAAATTCGCGCACGCGCGTTTCGCGATATCGGTTTTCTCTCGGTGTCATCGGCGTTCGCGCTGGTGCTGTTCGCGCAGGTCGGCTTCATCGTCCACCTGATCGCATTTCTGGATTCGGTGATCGGCCGGCAGCGCGCGGCGATCGCGGTGGCGCTGTTGACGGCGATGGCGGTGGTCGGCCGGGTGCTGTTTTCCTTCGTGATCGACCGGATGAACCAGCGGCTGGCGTCCTCGCTCTCCTTTGTCAGCCAGGCGGTGGCGCTGCTCATCGTCATCAATGTACATAATGATTACGTGCTGATCGCAGCCTGCGCGCTGTTCGGCTTTTCCGTCGGCAACCTGATCACGCTGCCGGCGCTGATCGTGCAGCGCGAATTCGATCCGCGTTCGTTCGGCGTGCTGGTCAGTTTGATCACGGCGATCAACCAGATCACCTATGCCTTCGGTCCCGGCGTGGTCGGACTGCTGCGCGATCTGTCCGGCAGTTACGCGCTGCCGTTCTATGGCTGTATCGGAGTCGAGCTGACGGCGGCGGTGCTGATCATGATCCGCGGTAGAACCTCGTCATTGCGAGGAGCGTAG
- a CDS encoding ArsR/SmtB family transcription factor, which yields MTAVAAVAHETQFAPRAEDAAALKKLAKQAGDAAQLLKMLGNEKRLLILCFLAARGEMTVGELVGVVKLSQSALSQHLAKLRADGLVEFRRTSQTLHYRVADPRALRLLQVLKEIYCGELK from the coding sequence ATGACAGCAGTCGCGGCGGTAGCCCACGAGACGCAATTTGCCCCCCGCGCCGAGGATGCGGCAGCACTGAAGAAGTTGGCGAAGCAGGCCGGCGATGCCGCGCAGCTCCTGAAAATGCTCGGCAATGAAAAGCGCCTGCTGATCCTCTGCTTTCTCGCCGCCCGCGGCGAGATGACGGTCGGCGAACTCGTCGGCGTCGTGAAGCTGAGCCAGTCGGCATTGTCGCAGCATCTGGCGAAATTGCGCGCCGACGGCCTGGTGGAATTCCGGCGCACGTCGCAGACGCTGCATTATCGGGTTGCCGATCCACGCGCATTGCGCCTCCTGCAGGTGCTCAAAGAGATCTATTGCGGCGAACTGAAGTGA
- the soxY gene encoding thiosulfate oxidation carrier protein SoxY — MTKIDVGFSATRRLILQGAGAVALIGLGNLPFLTPALAAANDKYPEEAFKQKSDADVIKTLYGKTAEPSDKVKMDAPEIAENGAVVPVSVSTTLADVTSIAFLVSENPNVLIAKYNVPAGTLPNVANRIKMAKTSNVTVLVEAGGKLYSASKEVKVTVGGCGG, encoded by the coding sequence ATGACCAAGATTGATGTTGGATTTTCGGCCACGCGGCGGCTGATCCTGCAGGGGGCAGGCGCGGTCGCACTCATCGGCCTCGGCAATCTTCCCTTCCTGACGCCGGCGCTCGCCGCGGCCAACGACAAATATCCGGAAGAGGCATTCAAGCAGAAGAGCGACGCCGACGTCATCAAGACGCTCTACGGCAAGACCGCTGAGCCCTCGGACAAAGTGAAGATGGACGCGCCTGAAATAGCCGAGAACGGCGCCGTGGTGCCGGTTTCGGTCTCTACGACGCTTGCCGACGTAACCTCGATCGCATTTCTCGTCAGCGAGAATCCGAACGTGCTGATCGCAAAGTACAACGTTCCGGCCGGGACGCTGCCGAACGTCGCCAACCGTATCAAGATGGCCAAGACCAGTAACGTGACCGTGCTGGTGGAAGCCGGCGGCAAGCTCTACAGCGCCTCCAAGGAAGTCAAGGTAACCGTCGGCGGCTGCGGCGGTTAA
- a CDS encoding acyl-CoA dehydrogenase family protein, translating into MSDLETFRRETRAWLEANCPPEMRRPMTSENDTYWGGRNAKFSSEPQRVWFERMRDRGWTVPDWPKEYGGGGLSPAEHKVLREEMAAMGARSPLSSFGIWMLGPALLKYGTEAQKKEHLPKIAAGLIRWCQGYSEPNAGSDLASLQTRAESDGDDYIINGQKIWTSYANYADWIFCLVRTDPAAKKHDGISFILFDMASKGVSTKPILLISGYSPFCETFFDNVRVPKSQVVGQVNRGWDVAKYLLQHERAMISGMGERGVGRPLGQVAADSVGTDERGRLEDTMLRSQISTFEVDEAALAAAAERAIDLAKAGQSHPAFSSAMKYYGTELNKRRHEILMSAGGIDALEWESERSRGGARPRAWLRTKANSIEGGTSEVMLGIVAKRILDLPGA; encoded by the coding sequence ATGTCCGATCTGGAAACATTCCGCCGTGAAACCCGCGCCTGGCTCGAGGCCAATTGCCCGCCGGAGATGCGCCGTCCGATGACCTCGGAGAACGACACCTATTGGGGCGGCCGTAACGCAAAATTCTCCTCCGAGCCGCAGCGCGTCTGGTTCGAGCGGATGCGCGACAGGGGCTGGACCGTGCCGGACTGGCCGAAGGAATATGGCGGCGGTGGACTTTCGCCCGCGGAGCACAAGGTGCTGCGCGAGGAGATGGCGGCGATGGGTGCGCGCTCGCCGCTGTCGAGTTTTGGCATCTGGATGCTCGGGCCGGCGCTGCTGAAATACGGCACCGAGGCGCAGAAGAAAGAGCATCTTCCGAAGATTGCCGCCGGCCTGATCCGCTGGTGCCAGGGCTATTCCGAGCCGAACGCCGGCTCAGACCTTGCCTCCTTGCAAACCCGCGCCGAAAGCGACGGCGACGATTACATCATCAACGGCCAGAAGATCTGGACGTCGTATGCGAACTATGCCGACTGGATCTTCTGCCTGGTGCGCACCGATCCTGCGGCGAAGAAGCATGACGGCATCAGCTTCATCCTGTTCGACATGGCCTCGAAGGGCGTGTCGACCAAGCCCATTCTTCTGATCTCCGGCTATTCGCCGTTCTGCGAAACCTTTTTCGACAATGTGCGGGTGCCGAAATCGCAAGTGGTGGGCCAGGTCAATCGTGGCTGGGATGTCGCGAAATACCTGCTGCAGCATGAGCGCGCGATGATTTCGGGCATGGGCGAGCGCGGTGTCGGCCGGCCGCTCGGCCAGGTCGCCGCGGATTCGGTCGGCACCGACGAGCGGGGCCGGTTGGAAGATACGATGCTGCGCAGCCAGATCTCGACGTTTGAGGTCGACGAGGCGGCGCTGGCGGCAGCCGCCGAACGCGCGATCGATCTGGCGAAGGCCGGCCAGTCGCACCCGGCGTTCTCCTCGGCGATGAAATATTACGGCACCGAGCTCAACAAGCGCCGCCACGAAATCCTGATGTCGGCCGGCGGCATCGACGCGCTGGAATGGGAAAGCGAGCGCTCCAGAGGCGGCGCCCGTCCGCGCGCCTGGCTGCGCACCAAGGCCAATTCGATCGAAGGCGGCACCAGCGAGGTGATGCTCGGCATCGTCGCCAAGCGCATCCTCGATCTGCCGGGGGCGTAG